The following are encoded in a window of Periplaneta americana isolate PAMFEO1 chromosome 13, P.americana_PAMFEO1_priV1, whole genome shotgun sequence genomic DNA:
- the br gene encoding broad-complex core protein isoforms 1/2/3/4/5 isoform X11: protein MSMADTQHFCLRWNNYQSSITSAFENLRDDEDFVDVTLACDGKSLKAHRVVLSACSPYFRELLKSTPCKHPVIVLQDVAFADLHALVEFIYHGEVNVHQRNLSSFLKTAEVLRVSGLTQQAEDRDEFPAQLQGSRGHQQSFSDKLVEDALFTSPPSPPLPSQHSNTTSGGATVNQLLRRAAAAAIASSSNRRERHNSAEQQSDSSEQSQHSTPSKRARTSVNVENSNHNNGETTSASTNQVSATDFSSSPFSSKQTQGSTTANNNRKTESDGNAASGDGESSPSPTSGMLDGVKSEPLEMLCGAADMDNSNDSVEATGSDIPAGSHQQSSLSAGDHDDHDSIQGHPGSAYLSTPESKLFSATSAGSFNFSMAALAADPTGLSGIAGQGLQGNADGSAGTSSQAGNSPMSTHIEILSEPMLRKNC, encoded by the exons ATGAGTATGGCAGATACACAACACTTTTGCCTTCGTTGGAACAATTATCAAAGTAGTATTACTTCTGCGTTCGAGAACTTACGTGATGATGAAGATTTTGTTGATGTAACACTGGCTTGTGATGGAAAGAGCCTCAAAGCCCATCGTGTGGTTCTTTCAGCTTGTAGTCCTTACTTTAGAGAACTACTTAAG AGTACACCATGTAAACACCCGGTGATCGTGCTGCAGGATGTGGCTTTTGCTGATCTTCATGCATTAGTAGAATTCATATATCATGGTGAAGTAAATGTACATCAACGGAACCTCAGCTCATTTTTGAAGACTGCTGAAGTATTAAGGGTGAGCGGGCTAACCCAACAAGCCGAAGACAGAGATGAG TTCCCTGCACAGCTGCAAGGTTCTCGTGGCCACCAACAAAGCTTTTCTGACAAACTGGTAGAAGATGCATTATTCACGTCACCTCCATCGCCACCTCTACCTTCTCAGCACTCGAATACTACCTCGGGTGGAGCGACGGTGAACCAACTCTTGCGacgtgcagcagcagcagctataGCTTCATCATCAAACCGACGGGAACGTCATAATTCCGCTGAGCAGCAGTCCGATTCATCAGAACAGTCTCAGCATTCGACTCCAAGCAAAAGGGCAAGAACGTCAGTTAATGTTGAAAATAGCAACCATAATAATGGTGAAACTACCTCAGCTTCAACTAATCAGGTGTCAGCTACAGATTTTTCTTCATCACCCTTTTCTTCCAAACAAACTCAAGGCTCCACAACAGCAAATAACAACCGGAAGACAGAATCAGATGGCAATGCAGCCTCAGGTGATGGCGAATCATCACCTTCTCCTACCTCTGGAATGCTGGATGGCGTTAAATCGGAACCTTTAGAAATGCTTTGTGGAGCAGCAGATATGGATAATAGTAATGATTCTGTAGAAGCCACTGGTAGTGATATACCAGCAGGAAGTCATCAGCAATCTTCACTTTCGGCTGGTGATCATGATGATCATGACAGTATTCAGGGACACCCAGGCTCTGCTTATCTCTCTACACCAGAGAGCAAACTCTTTTCAGCTACCTCGGCAGGATCATTCAACTTCAGTATGGCAGCATTAGCTGCCGATCCTACAGGATTGTCAG GAATTGCTGGTCAGGGTCTACAAGGAAATGCAGATGGATCAGCAGGGACGTCATCACAAG